A genomic region of Dreissena polymorpha isolate Duluth1 chromosome 4, UMN_Dpol_1.0, whole genome shotgun sequence contains the following coding sequences:
- the LOC127878579 gene encoding zwei Ig domain protein zig-8-like, with translation MPDYPSTDQFNRSIAAVSEGSKMSLAANAYDYYRSNPSSIPRFLPVPTIITVHEGETAHLRCRIHNLGPKFVFWRKADEESPLTLGKTTFTPDKDIEVQIEEINPQDVENEESRYDLIIKNVSKDQEGTYACQISATNNYTFNITLNVLEPIKYIQELELTGTEYVSLMEDIRLVCNATGALQAPDAVDWFFDGDPISEIKPGRVLQFNRKPMTGRSLISELVIKNVTTDDRGHYVCRLTKTLAQGFKVHVLNDKKNHKDPKRDMKTKRYSYNTDHVPSDALESHGKNDAIAVYWSTSLQTTLTTATLFWTIASS, from the exons ATGCCCGATTACCCTTCAACCGATCAATTTAACCGCAGCATCGCGGCTGTCTCTGAAGGCAGCAAAATGTCTCTCGCAGCAA ATGCTTACGACTACTACAGGAGCAACCCTTCCTCAATTCCAAGATTTCTGCCCGTCCCTACGATCATCACAGTCCACGAGGGTGAGACCGCGCACCTCCGATGTAGAATTCATAATCTCGGCCCGAAATTT GTCTTTTGGCGGAAAGCTGATGAGGAATCACCTCTTACTCTCGGCAAGACGACCTTCACCCCTGACAAAGACATCGAGGTCCAGATTGAAGAAATCAACCCGCAGGATGTCGAGAACGAGGAGAGCAGATACGACCTGATCATCAAGAACGTATCTAAGGACCAAGAAGGCACATACGCGTGTCAAATCAGCGCAACAAATAACTACACGTTCAATATAACATTAAACGTTTTAG agCCGATTAAATATATACAAG AGCTTGAATTGACTGGGACAGAGTACGTTAGCCTAATGGAAGACATTCGACTAGTCTGCAACGCCACTGGTGCTTTACAAGCCCCGGATGCTGTGGACTGGTTTTTCGATGGGGACCCAATTAGCGAAATAAAGCCCGGGCGCGTACTGCAATTTAACCGGAAACCAATGACTGGAAGGTCATTGATAAGTGAACTGGTGATCAAAAACGTGACCACTGATGACAGAGGGCATTACGTATGTCGGTTGACGAAAACGCTTGCACAGGGGTTTAAAGTCCACGTTCTAAATg ACAAAAAGAATCATAAAGATCCAAAACGAG ATATGAAAACGAAGAGGTATTCATATAATACAGATCATGTCCCTTCAGACGCGTTGGAATCACATGGTAAAAATGACGCAATTGCAGTTTATTGGAGCACTAGTTTGCAAACGACACTTACGACAGCAACATTATTTTGGACGATAGCCTCATCATAG